The following proteins are encoded in a genomic region of Thioclava nitratireducens:
- a CDS encoding IS3 family transposase (programmed frameshift), whose translation MRKSRFTEAQIIGMIKEQEAGMPTADVCRRHGLSPATFYKFKAKYGGMELSEAARLKALEDENAKLKRLLADTMLDNVVLKDLPGKELTTLTRRREAALRAMRDHDISQRRACQLVGVDPKTVRRTRPPDCPEIREEMKEIAGKRRRFGYRRIGILLERKGMTMNHKKLYRLYREEGLSVKRRRGRKRARGSRTPMPAAAHPNARWSLDFLADSFGASRKFRILAVIDDCCRENLCLVADTSISGKRVARELDALVRIYGKPACIVSDNGTEFTSRAILRWADQNAIPWHYIDPGKPQQNAFIESFNGSLRDELLNEEIFDTLDDARRKLALWRYDYNAVRPHSSLGNQTPLEARRTLEQFEGSAPGALAHNNRSDYQSQTCRLSL comes from the exons ATGCGAAAAAGCCGTTTCACCGAGGCGCAGATTATTGGGATGATCAAGGAGCAGGAGGCAGGCATGCCGACAGCTGATGTGTGCCGCAGGCATGGCCTCAGCCCGGCGACCTTTTACAAGTTCAAGGCCAAGTATGGTGGCATGGAGCTCTCCGAGGCAGCCAGGCTGAAGGCGCTCGAAGACGAAAACGCCAAGCTCAAACGTCTGTTGGCCGACACCATGCTCGACAACGTGGTTCTGAAGGATCTGC CTGGGAAAGAACTGACGACATTGACCAGGCGGCGAGAGGCGGCGCTCAGGGCGATGCGGGATCATGACATCTCGCAGCGTCGGGCCTGCCAGCTTGTCGGTGTCGACCCCAAGACGGTCCGGCGCACACGCCCGCCGGACTGCCCCGAGATCCGCGAGGAGATGAAGGAGATCGCCGGGAAGCGGCGCCGGTTTGGCTATCGCCGGATCGGCATCCTGCTTGAGCGCAAGGGCATGACCATGAACCACAAGAAGCTGTATCGGCTCTATCGCGAGGAAGGGCTATCGGTGAAGCGACGGCGTGGACGCAAGCGGGCTCGCGGGTCACGCACGCCGATGCCTGCGGCGGCGCATCCCAATGCGCGCTGGTCGCTCGACTTCCTGGCGGACAGCTTCGGCGCCTCGCGCAAGTTCCGTATTTTGGCCGTGATCGACGATTGTTGCAGAGAGAACCTGTGCCTGGTCGCCGATACCAGTATATCGGGCAAGCGTGTTGCCCGTGAACTCGATGCGCTGGTGCGGATCTACGGAAAGCCTGCTTGCATTGTCAGCGACAACGGGACGGAGTTCACCAGCCGGGCCATCCTGAGATGGGCCGACCAGAACGCCATTCCCTGGCACTACATCGACCCCGGCAAGCCGCAGCAGAACGCGTTCATCGAGTCCTTCAACGGAAGCCTGCGCGACGAATTATTAAACGAGGAGATCTTCGACACACTGGACGATGCCCGGCGCAAGTTGGCGCTCTGGCGCTACGACTACAACGCCGTCAGACCGCACTCGTCTCTGGGAAACCAGACGCCGCTCGAAGCGCGCCGGACGCTTGAGCAATTTGAGGGCTCCGCGCCCGGCGCGCTTGCCCACAACAACCGATCCGACTACCAATCTCAAACCTGCAGACTCTCGTTATGA
- a CDS encoding tyrosine-type recombinase/integrase has protein sequence MANPWTPVWQEKHATWAIDFRVGSRRIRRRLPVRDKSQRKIAEKLAEKIYQSAWQNELQAEKKPRKTSFVKAAELYEAGGGEARFLPKLKRFFGRDTFIEDIDEVRIMEAAAALYPEARPDTIRRQVRVPIRSIQNFAAGKRRQKSTDTRRVRWLSPEEAERMLQVASDPHAIGLRDPRRETLRKIAFMLGTGAGPGETMALDGKGWNPATREWWLPGTKTTFRPRFVFLPQRALELVGEIPASGPAFPAPNGYPYKLHANRGAQMAVAFGKVRDAAGLGTDVVPYTLRHTWATWFYAQTKDWAALLDYGGWGRSDTANRYRKIAPKDLANQLLAYGWDFRPEESEPVRFGELVSVRFRPEEPD, from the coding sequence TTGGCAAATCCATGGACACCGGTCTGGCAGGAAAAACACGCGACCTGGGCCATCGACTTTCGCGTCGGGTCACGTCGCATCCGCCGAAGACTCCCGGTGCGCGACAAGTCCCAACGCAAGATCGCCGAGAAGCTGGCAGAGAAAATCTATCAATCAGCTTGGCAGAACGAGCTACAGGCGGAAAAAAAGCCGAGGAAGACATCCTTCGTCAAAGCTGCCGAGCTATACGAAGCAGGCGGCGGGGAAGCCCGGTTTCTACCTAAACTCAAGCGTTTTTTTGGACGCGACACTTTCATCGAGGACATCGATGAAGTTCGCATCATGGAAGCTGCTGCGGCTCTATACCCCGAAGCGCGACCCGATACGATCCGACGTCAGGTTCGTGTCCCTATTCGTTCGATACAGAATTTTGCCGCCGGGAAGCGTCGACAGAAGTCCACCGATACGCGGAGAGTTCGATGGCTAAGCCCGGAAGAGGCGGAAAGGATGCTCCAGGTTGCCAGCGACCCTCACGCAATCGGTCTGCGTGATCCCCGACGCGAGACCCTGCGCAAGATCGCCTTCATGCTCGGCACCGGTGCGGGGCCCGGAGAGACGATGGCGCTCGATGGAAAAGGTTGGAACCCCGCCACACGAGAGTGGTGGCTGCCGGGCACTAAGACGACGTTTAGACCGCGCTTTGTCTTCTTGCCGCAGCGCGCGCTTGAGCTTGTCGGCGAGATACCGGCCAGCGGACCGGCCTTCCCTGCTCCGAATGGCTACCCCTACAAACTTCATGCAAACCGGGGAGCTCAGATGGCGGTCGCCTTCGGGAAGGTGCGCGATGCGGCCGGTTTAGGCACAGACGTCGTCCCCTACACGCTTCGCCATACTTGGGCGACCTGGTTTTACGCTCAAACCAAGGACTGGGCCGCTTTGCTCGATTATGGTGGGTGGGGACGCTCAGACACCGCAAATCGTTACAGGAAGATCGCGCCAAAAGACCTGGCGAACCAGCTTCTTGCCTATGGTTGGGACTTTCGGCCCGAGGAAAGTGAGCCTGTTCGTTTCGGAGAGCTGGTATCGGTTCGGTTTCGCCCGGAAGAACCGGACTGA
- a CDS encoding site-specific integrase — protein sequence MTNKHRIPPSWPQEWEKEYEAAAREIKTKLGHSHLFNSAVRHIDYCATAGKRFLSCDAIVAHRHSMRCELSWCIANAYANKLVGVARKRNDKIIRDDLLEFFRDRRSGYEMLMARHVPREVEVLAHRALQRGEITRQELKSLDHYLRVIDRLGSLPAAAPNILAAFWRYPPTSKHCCDELGKAAAMIDLFLPGSPDANRLRAAMRSLRPNSSVVARSTRTASREIAELVGAARQKKPGSKGRAYSDTKRAEQRGVLMRLERTLKAVGRSFALDREAIDIFAQHAHAQFKACRTKNFQVLRSEEGDKLEKGNGWSAIYIARTFETLADFVEDAQLRADLLADASDYHLEAKKEPKRKERHLAERPTTLPELFAKAVLLVRESENVPVKSRTRLLNAAAIVALLCSYPLRRSDLVRLRYGHELVRLLGGWCLSGLDTQKTGEHVEPLHLPSEITQVLDAGLLQGANESFLWQVYSERAGRALWADWKTGLPLSKGLLTSNIKELVGYSPHIFRTVWADHLIENGADRAAISIILQHGAIISQKEYEFLASKLRLSQGITALAEVIDDRGRGEAAP from the coding sequence ATGACCAACAAACATCGAATTCCGCCCTCATGGCCGCAGGAGTGGGAAAAGGAATACGAGGCGGCGGCGAGAGAAATCAAAACGAAACTTGGACACAGCCATCTTTTCAATTCGGCTGTGCGCCATATCGATTATTGTGCGACAGCGGGTAAGCGTTTCCTTTCCTGTGATGCCATCGTTGCGCATCGCCATTCGATGAGATGCGAGCTGAGTTGGTGCATTGCAAATGCTTATGCGAATAAGCTGGTCGGCGTCGCGCGCAAACGGAACGACAAGATCATTCGTGACGATCTGTTGGAGTTTTTTCGCGACAGGCGTTCTGGGTATGAGATGCTAATGGCACGGCACGTTCCGCGCGAGGTGGAGGTTCTCGCCCACCGTGCGCTGCAACGGGGCGAGATCACGCGCCAAGAACTCAAGTCACTGGATCATTATCTGAGGGTTATCGATCGGCTGGGTTCGCTTCCGGCGGCAGCTCCGAACATACTTGCCGCGTTTTGGCGGTATCCGCCTACGAGCAAGCATTGCTGCGATGAGCTGGGAAAGGCGGCAGCCATGATCGATTTGTTTCTGCCGGGTTCTCCTGATGCGAATAGGTTGCGAGCCGCGATGAGATCACTAAGGCCGAACAGCTCTGTTGTCGCGCGGTCGACGCGCACCGCCAGTCGCGAAATTGCGGAATTGGTCGGCGCGGCGCGGCAGAAAAAGCCTGGAAGTAAAGGACGAGCTTATTCTGACACGAAGAGGGCTGAGCAGCGCGGTGTTCTCATGCGACTCGAGAGAACGCTCAAGGCCGTAGGTCGATCGTTCGCATTGGACAGGGAGGCAATCGATATTTTTGCCCAGCACGCGCATGCGCAGTTCAAAGCTTGCCGTACTAAGAATTTTCAGGTGCTGCGGTCTGAGGAAGGTGACAAATTGGAGAAGGGCAATGGATGGAGCGCGATCTATATCGCTCGGACATTCGAAACGCTTGCTGATTTTGTAGAAGATGCGCAGTTGCGCGCCGACCTTTTGGCAGATGCCAGTGACTATCATTTGGAAGCCAAGAAGGAGCCAAAACGAAAGGAAAGGCATTTGGCCGAGCGTCCCACGACCTTGCCAGAGCTCTTTGCGAAAGCAGTTCTGCTTGTTCGCGAGTCGGAAAACGTTCCGGTCAAGAGCCGCACGCGGTTATTGAACGCGGCCGCGATTGTGGCTTTGCTCTGCAGCTATCCCTTACGCAGGTCTGACCTCGTCAGGTTGAGGTACGGACATGAACTGGTCCGACTTCTTGGGGGCTGGTGTCTGTCAGGCTTAGATACGCAAAAGACCGGCGAACATGTCGAGCCGCTGCATCTTCCATCCGAAATCACTCAGGTCCTTGACGCGGGATTGCTTCAGGGCGCAAACGAAAGTTTCCTCTGGCAAGTCTATTCGGAGAGAGCGGGTCGGGCGCTCTGGGCCGACTGGAAGACTGGACTTCCGCTTTCGAAGGGGTTGCTCACATCAAATATTAAAGAGTTGGTCGGGTACTCACCCCACATCTTTCGGACCGTCTGGGCCGACCACCTCATTGAGAATGGTGCCGATCGGGCCGCGATTTCCATCATTCTGCAGCACGGTGCGATAATCTCCCAGAAAGAATACGAATTCCTTGCATCCAAGCTACGGCTCTCGCAAGGCATCACTGCTCTTGCTGAAGTGATCGACGATCGAGGCCGTGGGGAAGCTGCACCGTGA
- a CDS encoding helix-turn-helix domain-containing protein produces the protein MKSGMTQDEIAKLCRVDQSTVSRWKRNERRAKLHQVTPLLQRFGERMERPPFQLYRRTNTRDSGTSVSQFLKVDGRLLLREAYDNTQDRKPGCAIDRVTCPPWGPRS, from the coding sequence ATGAAGTCGGGAATGACTCAAGACGAGATCGCGAAGCTATGCCGCGTCGACCAATCGACGGTTAGCAGGTGGAAAAGGAATGAACGCCGCGCCAAGCTGCACCAGGTTACTCCCCTGCTCCAGCGTTTCGGGGAAAGGATGGAGCGACCACCCTTCCAGCTGTATCGGCGGACCAATACGCGCGACTCGGGCACCTCTGTCTCGCAGTTCCTTAAGGTGGACGGCCGCCTCTTATTACGAGAAGCCTATGACAATACACAGGATCGGAAGCCAGGCTGCGCAATAGACCGAGTGACCTGCCCCCCTTGGGGCCCTCGTTCATAA
- a CDS encoding GntR family transcriptional regulator: MTRKATLVRASEPHPSTLFEAAADLIRANISHGKLAPGVVLQESALAERLSMSRATVKRSLALLAEEGLIRRFSGRGYLVAGSDETPRRLDLRTVELDLELLDQSVGQPNWQRIQDVVEKELSRCLVFGRYRVVEALLAQEFDVSRTVVRDVLSRLQERGLVEKSASSRWVVEPLTAQRIKNKFELCMILEVAALQSSEVDAEALAQLADEIRALPQDDPVKPRTWFDLDHRFFQLAILSTPNRDLAHYVNRNRSGLWALRSVLFSIGLPPDRQSLMELCMVIDLLRAGTTTAAASMLSTHLENALRRTIAQLKIVSVINPPEDFAPYLVPT; encoded by the coding sequence ATGACCCGGAAGGCGACCCTCGTGCGCGCGTCCGAGCCGCACCCGTCAACACTTTTCGAAGCGGCCGCTGACCTGATCCGTGCGAATATTTCCCACGGCAAACTCGCGCCCGGCGTCGTGCTTCAGGAAAGCGCATTGGCTGAACGGCTGTCGATGTCGCGCGCAACTGTGAAGCGCTCTCTGGCGCTTTTGGCAGAGGAGGGACTAATTAGGCGCTTCTCGGGCCGTGGATACCTTGTCGCAGGGTCGGACGAAACGCCCCGCCGACTCGATTTGCGCACTGTCGAATTGGACCTCGAATTACTTGACCAATCCGTCGGCCAGCCGAACTGGCAACGCATTCAGGACGTCGTGGAAAAGGAGCTTTCGCGCTGTCTTGTGTTCGGCCGCTACCGCGTGGTGGAGGCCCTTCTGGCACAGGAGTTCGATGTGAGCCGAACCGTGGTGCGAGATGTCCTTTCCCGCCTCCAGGAACGCGGCCTGGTCGAGAAAAGCGCAAGTTCCCGCTGGGTGGTGGAGCCGCTGACGGCCCAGCGGATTAAGAACAAGTTTGAACTCTGCATGATCCTGGAGGTCGCCGCTCTTCAATCCTCCGAGGTGGACGCCGAAGCGCTGGCGCAATTGGCGGACGAGATCAGGGCACTGCCGCAGGATGACCCGGTCAAACCGCGGACGTGGTTCGACCTGGATCATCGGTTCTTCCAGCTGGCAATCCTTTCTACCCCGAACCGCGACCTGGCGCATTACGTCAACAGAAACCGCAGCGGCCTTTGGGCGTTGCGCAGCGTGCTGTTCTCTATCGGTCTGCCGCCGGACCGACAATCGCTGATGGAGTTGTGCATGGTAATCGACCTGCTGCGCGCGGGGACCACCACCGCGGCGGCCAGCATGCTTTCGACGCATCTGGAAAACGCTCTGCGCCGAACCATTGCGCAGCTCAAGATCGTCTCGGTGATAAACCCGCCTGAAGATTTCGCACCCTATCTTGTTCCGACCTAA
- a CDS encoding helix-turn-helix domain-containing protein → MSDILDMAHDMAKDLHEVGAMDDITMRVMDRICVPKKPSFTPARIKKIRAKSRMSQPVFAQFLNVAATTVAQWEQGKKSPGGSSARLLDVIDRKGIEAII, encoded by the coding sequence ATGAGTGACATTCTGGATATGGCCCACGACATGGCGAAGGACCTGCACGAGGTCGGCGCCATGGACGACATCACCATGCGCGTCATGGATCGGATCTGCGTTCCGAAGAAACCTTCCTTCACGCCGGCCAGGATCAAGAAGATCAGGGCCAAGAGCCGTATGAGCCAGCCCGTTTTTGCCCAGTTTCTCAATGTCGCCGCGACGACGGTGGCTCAGTGGGAACAGGGCAAGAAATCCCCGGGCGGCTCCTCGGCGAGGCTGCTCGATGTCATTGATCGAAAAGGCATCGAGGCCATCATCTGA
- a CDS encoding ABC transporter ATP-binding protein, whose protein sequence is MLELNGVTRLYGDVVALDGLDLSVPDDTYLSLLGASGAGKTTLLRLIAGFEEPNRGELLLNGERLDGKPPHLRDIGFVFQNFALFSHLSVAENVAFGLRYREVGRLENEAEIRERTQHALELVGLEDFGHRGVGEISGGQRQRVALARTLVTEPQIVLLDEPLGALDANLRARMCDELRAIRERLKVSFLHVTGSETEALTMGDTVAVLAEGRIAQVDNSRSLFTQPKNPASARHLNAWNLLSGVVENGALRTSVGLLPIGEKVADDTPVQLAVRFDDIGVCAPSDVPAGHDHFEATYVTGEFNGPTALSFFRTPDGELIQVVDHLSDPRLPQLEEGKSYALFFSPDSAVLFKGAA, encoded by the coding sequence TTGCTTGAGCTAAATGGCGTCACCAGGCTTTACGGGGATGTAGTGGCCCTGGACGGCCTTGATCTGAGCGTTCCGGACGACACCTATCTGTCGCTGCTGGGCGCGTCGGGAGCGGGCAAGACCACGTTGCTGCGCCTCATCGCTGGATTCGAGGAGCCCAATCGCGGTGAGTTGCTGCTCAATGGTGAGCGGCTCGACGGCAAACCACCGCACCTTCGCGACATTGGGTTCGTTTTCCAAAACTTCGCACTGTTTTCTCATCTCTCCGTGGCGGAGAACGTCGCCTTCGGCTTGCGCTACCGCGAGGTCGGCCGGCTCGAGAACGAGGCCGAGATTCGGGAAAGAACCCAGCATGCGCTGGAGCTGGTCGGGCTCGAGGATTTTGGCCATCGCGGCGTCGGTGAAATTTCGGGTGGCCAGCGTCAGCGCGTCGCCTTAGCCCGCACACTTGTGACCGAGCCGCAGATCGTACTGCTCGATGAGCCGCTCGGCGCGCTGGATGCCAATCTCCGAGCGCGCATGTGCGATGAACTGCGAGCCATCCGGGAGCGGCTGAAGGTTAGTTTTCTTCACGTCACCGGTTCCGAGACCGAAGCGTTGACCATGGGGGACACGGTTGCAGTTCTGGCCGAGGGCCGGATCGCACAGGTCGATAATTCCCGCTCGCTTTTCACGCAGCCGAAAAATCCGGCCTCGGCACGCCACCTCAATGCCTGGAACCTACTGTCAGGCGTAGTGGAAAACGGCGCTCTGCGCACCTCGGTCGGGCTACTGCCGATCGGCGAGAAGGTGGCCGACGACACGCCGGTTCAACTTGCCGTCCGGTTCGACGATATCGGTGTTTGCGCGCCGTCAGACGTTCCGGCCGGACATGATCATTTCGAAGCGACCTATGTGACCGGTGAGTTCAACGGTCCCACGGCGCTTTCGTTCTTCCGCACACCCGACGGGGAGCTGATCCAGGTGGTGGACCACCTGAGCGATCCGCGCCTGCCGCAGCTCGAGGAGGGCAAGAGCTACGCGCTGTTCTTCTCGCCGGACTCTGCGGTGCTGTTCAAGGGAGCCGCTTGA
- a CDS encoding type II toxin-antitoxin system RelE/ParE family toxin, which produces MRVFVGKAFRKWAGSEAISDGDLCAAAKEAFDGNVEADLGGYLFKKRIARTGGGKSGGFRTIIGFRKKKSDRIFFLYGFPKSSRSNITRREKDALSVNAKALIEADDRQIKALKAKGTIAELECKA; this is translated from the coding sequence GTGAGAGTATTTGTTGGAAAGGCGTTCAGAAAGTGGGCCGGCTCCGAAGCGATATCGGACGGCGACCTCTGTGCGGCGGCAAAGGAGGCTTTTGACGGCAATGTCGAAGCCGACCTTGGCGGCTACCTCTTCAAGAAGAGGATCGCGCGCACAGGCGGAGGCAAGTCGGGTGGTTTCCGGACCATCATCGGCTTCCGGAAGAAGAAATCTGATCGGATCTTCTTCCTCTACGGCTTTCCGAAGAGCAGTCGATCGAACATCACGCGCCGGGAAAAGGACGCCCTCTCGGTCAACGCCAAAGCGCTCATCGAGGCCGATGACAGACAGATCAAGGCGCTGAAGGCGAAGGGCACCATCGCAGAGCTGGAGTGCAAGGCATGA